The following proteins are co-located in the Triticum aestivum cultivar Chinese Spring chromosome 1A, IWGSC CS RefSeq v2.1, whole genome shotgun sequence genome:
- the LOC123191902 gene encoding uncharacterized protein yields MASAIPPVGGEGVHGGGRGVHGVGEMPFWPPSGTVGVDGDGGDESSSAYSTDDEESMLLTMEQRLRLAHQWVANPSSSHELTHGLGGVLLDEDIWQVRIHFDAREPLEMKLCGSDITYLNLVAVMETQGFNAYDCLFHIENPSLGEKGLDLVDSHAELQMIKRKIQDKLVLNLLVRACPPPDTDFERQHFEKPDLSTVVYQEPVVYDLSEPPILAVDQEGVVFESQCSTHHPVAPAGVCTQESRNATNKLKAVLEEEEEGYQGFEAYEDSDSSDEDGQIGSYPNYMVDEEDVEVEEGKRQRELEVQEEESDDDQSEEEEMLHYEGDTEVEDPFEVEEDRTFEQEEETIVEPVKKKQKLPVRRGPTTRSHCSELPEVEPDFRPSSDEEEEGLLRESDDDGFQPLSFVLQKKRKSRAKKRPPRKWYNEKMEQPHEQLCMKLCFRDQHQFREALLNLHITQARNFRYHRNSDQRIIVECTDKKCQFLMVAAVIKGEKTFVIKKMRLEHTCPSTTETTRVSAKWLAQKYEHLFRSDITTGIQTIIDACNEKYGVDVPKCMAYRAKNIAIDAVLGDHRKQYPRLKDYAQTVMDTNPGSRVIVTTVTPVPNAKIPHPGPRFHAMFFCLNGAREGFLNGCRPFIG; encoded by the exons ATGGCGTCGGCGATTCCGCCAGTCGGCGGCGAGGGCGTccacggcggcggcaggggcgtCCACGGTGTCGGAGAGATGCCGTTCTGGCCTCCTAGCGGAACGGTTGGCGTCGACGGGGATGGCGGCGATGAGTCCAGCTCCGCGTACTCGACCGACGACGAGGAGTCGATGTTACTCACCATGGAGCAGCGGTTGCGGTTGGCGCATCAGTGGGTGGCGAACCCTAGCAGCAGCCATGAGTTGACGCATGGACTTGGCGGCGTGCT TTTGGATGAAGACATTTGGCAAGTAAGGATCCATTTTGATGCAAGAGAACCATTGGAGATGAAGCTGTGTGGTTCAGATATTACTTATCTGAATTTGGTTGCAGTGATGGAAACCCAAGGATTTAATGCATATGATTGTTTGTTTCACATTGAAAATCCATCTTTAGGAGAGAAAGGGCTGGATTTGGTAGACAGTCATGCAGAATTACAGATGATAAAGAGGAAGATCCAGGACAAATTGGTGCTTAATTTGCTAGTCAGGGCTTGTCCACCCCCTGATACTGATTTTGAGAGGCAGCATTTTGAAAAGCCAGACTTGTCCACTGTGGTGTACCAAGAGCCTGTTGTTTATGATCTGAGTGAGCCTCCTATCTTAGCTGTTGATCAGGAAGGAGTAGTCTTTGAGAGTCAATGTAGCACACATCACCCTGTTGCTCCTGCTGGTGTTTGCACACAAGAAAGCAGAAATGCAACTAACAAGTTGAAAGCAgttttggaagaagaagaagagggatatcAAGGATTTGAGGCTTATGAGGACAGTGATTCCTCTGATGAGGATGGTCAAATTGGAAGTTACCCTAATTACATGGTTGATGAAGAAGATGTAGAGGTGGAAGAGGGAAAGAGGCAGAGAGAGCTAGAAGTACAAGAGGAAGAATCAGATGATGATCAATCAGAAGAGGAAGAAATGctgcattatgagggtgacactgaAGTTGAGGACCCATTTGAGGTAGAGGAAGATAGGACTTTTGAACAAGAAGAAGAAACTATAGTTGAACCtgtaaagaagaagcagaagctgcCAGTTAGAAGAGGCCCAACCACTAGGTCACATTGTAGTGAGCTACCAGAGGTTGAACCTGATTTCAGAccatcatcagatgaagaagaggaggggtTGTTGAGGGAGAGTGATGATGATGGTTTTCAGCCACTCTCTTTTGTCCTACAAAAGAAAAGGAAGAGTAGGGCAAAGAAAAGGCCTCCTAGGAAGTGGTACAATGAGAAAATGGAGCAACCACATGAGCAACTGTGTATGAAGTTGTGTTTTAGGGATCAGCATCAATTCAGAGAagctttgttgaatttgcacatCACCCAGGCCAGGAATTTCAGGTATCACAGGAATTCAGATCAGAGGATAATTGTTGAGTGTACAGATAAAAAATGCCAGTTCTTAATGGTGGCAGCAGTTATAAAAGGGGAGAAAACATTTGTAATTAAGAAGATGAGACTAGAGCACACTTGCCCTAGTACCACTGAGACCACCAGGGTTAGTGCTAAGTGGCTAGCACAGAAATATGAGCATCTCTTTAGATCTGATATAACTACTGGTATTCAGACTATAATTGATGCATGCAATGAAAAATATGGTGTAGATGTGCCCAAGTGCATGGCATATAGGGCAAAGAACATAGCTATTGATGCTGTGTTAGGAGATCACAGGAAGCAATATCCTAGGCTTAAAGACTATGCTCAGACTGTCATGGACacaaaccctgggagtagagtAATAGTCACTACTGTTACTCCAGTACCTAATGCAAAAATACCCCACCCAGGCCCAAGAttccatgccatgtttttttgccttaatggagcaagggaggggtttCTCAA